A stretch of the Notamacropus eugenii isolate mMacEug1 chromosome 2, mMacEug1.pri_v2, whole genome shotgun sequence genome encodes the following:
- the NHLH1 gene encoding helix-loop-helix protein 1 has product MMLNSDPMELDLPPTHSETESGFSDCGGGVGSDRTGPGGPGGGQARGPEMGESGRKDLQHLSREERRRRRRATAKYRTAHATRERIRVEAFNLAFAELRKLLPTLPPDKKLSKIEILRLAICYISYLNHVLDV; this is encoded by the coding sequence ATGATGCTTAACTCAGACCCCATGGAGCTGGACCTGCCTCCTACCCATTCAGAGACAGAGTCAGGTTTCAGTgactgtgggggaggggtgggttCGGACAGGACAGGACCTGGAGGTCCTGGGGGAGGCCAGGCCAGGGGTCCTGAGATGGGGGAGTCTGGTCGGAAGGACCTGCAGCATCTGAGCCGAGAGGAACGGCGGCGGAGGCGGCGGGCCACAGCCAAGTATCGCACTGCTCATGCGACTAGGGAACGGATCCGAGTGGAGGCCTTCAACTTAGCTTTTGCCGAGCTTCGAAAGCTGCTGCCCACCTTACCCCCTGACAAGAAGCTCTCCAAGATTGAAATCTTACGCCTGGCCATCTGCTATATTTCCTACCTGAACCATGTCCTGGATGTCTGA